The Gemmatimonadaceae bacterium genome window below encodes:
- a CDS encoding bifunctional UDP-4-keto-pentose/UDP-xylose synthase, with protein sequence MKVLILGVNGFIGNALTERILTTTDWEVFGLDMSAEKIEPFLENKRFRFLEGDIAINKEWIEYHIKRCDVVLPLVAIATPATYVRDPLSVFELDFEENLRIVKQCVRYTKRVVFPSTSEVYGMCPDAEFDEYRSTLVYGPIHKQRWIYSTSKQLLDRVIFAYGQQAGLKFTLFRPFNWIGPHLDNVDSPKEGSSRVLTQFLHNILYGEPIKLVDGGRQRRSFTHIRDGIDCLMRILVNENGVADGEIFNIGNPANDVSIRELAERLLAGVARYPGYEDAAQRTSIVEVRSESYYGDGYQDIPTRVPSVAHAAAKLGWAPRIGFDDAIRLTLDFYLGSRKRPLVP encoded by the coding sequence ATGAAAGTCCTCATCCTCGGCGTCAACGGCTTCATCGGCAACGCGCTGACCGAACGCATTCTCACCACCACGGATTGGGAAGTGTTCGGCCTCGACATGTCTGCCGAGAAGATCGAGCCATTCCTGGAGAACAAGCGCTTCCGCTTCCTCGAGGGTGACATCGCGATCAACAAGGAATGGATCGAGTACCACATCAAGCGGTGCGATGTCGTGCTGCCGCTCGTCGCGATCGCCACGCCGGCGACGTACGTGCGCGATCCGCTCTCGGTCTTCGAGCTCGACTTCGAGGAAAATCTGCGCATCGTCAAACAATGCGTGCGCTACACGAAGCGCGTCGTGTTCCCGTCCACGTCGGAAGTGTACGGCATGTGCCCGGACGCCGAGTTCGATGAGTATCGCTCGACGCTCGTGTACGGTCCGATCCACAAGCAGCGCTGGATTTATTCGACGAGCAAGCAGCTGCTCGATCGCGTGATCTTCGCCTACGGCCAGCAGGCCGGCTTGAAGTTCACGCTGTTCCGGCCGTTCAACTGGATCGGTCCGCATCTCGACAACGTGGACTCGCCCAAAGAGGGCTCGTCGCGCGTGCTGACGCAGTTCCTCCACAACATCCTGTACGGCGAGCCGATCAAGCTCGTGGATGGCGGGCGGCAGCGTCGATCGTTCACGCACATCCGGGACGGCATCGACTGCTTGATGCGCATCCTGGTGAACGAGAACGGCGTGGCCGACGGCGAGATCTTCAACATCGGCAATCCGGCCAACGACGTCTCGATCCGTGAGCTGGCCGAGCGCCTGCTCGCGGGAGTCGCGCGCTACCCGGGCTACGAGGATGCCGCCCAACGCACCTCCATCGTCGAGGTGCGCTCGGAGTCCTACTACGGCGACGGCTATCAGGACATTCCGACCCGCGTCCCGTCCGTCGCGCACGCCGCCGCGAAGTTAGGCTGGGCGCCCCGCATCGGGTTCGACGACGCCATTCGGTTGACGCTCGACTTCTACCTGGGGTCGCGCAAGCGCCCGTTGGTCCCGTGA
- a CDS encoding glycosyltransferase produces the protein MSGAPRAKVSVVIPVYNEEANIPELVPRVFAVLDALDRPSEVICVDDGSRDRSLDLLRDLVDRYPDRLRVVELSRNFGQHPAILAGFAIAGGDVVVTLDADLQNPPEEIPKLLALSDQGFDVVGGVREVRRDSLFRRVASHVVNRVTTAITGIRMTDYGCMLRAYSREVIDLINRCEESSTFIPALAQTFSRRPAEVAVRHAERRAGASKYSLYRLFRLNFDLMTGFSVVPLQVFTLFGFLTASGGLVLGIYLLIRRFVLLRASEADGVFTLFALAFVVMGVLMAGLGIVGEYVGRIYQEVRGRPRYLVRRVYGATGALMRLEDGGVEGSVPRP, from the coding sequence ATGAGCGGCGCGCCGCGGGCCAAGGTGTCGGTGGTGATCCCGGTCTACAACGAGGAAGCCAACATCCCCGAGCTGGTGCCGCGCGTGTTCGCGGTGCTCGACGCACTCGATCGGCCGTCGGAGGTGATCTGCGTGGACGACGGGAGCCGCGATCGATCGCTCGACCTGTTGCGGGACCTCGTGGATCGCTATCCCGACAGGCTCCGCGTCGTCGAGCTCAGTCGGAACTTCGGGCAGCACCCCGCCATCCTGGCCGGCTTTGCCATCGCCGGCGGCGATGTGGTGGTCACGCTGGATGCCGATCTCCAGAACCCGCCGGAGGAGATTCCGAAGTTGCTCGCGCTCTCCGACCAGGGATTCGATGTGGTGGGCGGCGTGCGCGAAGTGAGGCGGGACAGTTTGTTCCGCCGCGTCGCATCGCACGTCGTGAATCGTGTCACGACGGCCATCACCGGCATCCGCATGACCGACTACGGGTGCATGCTGCGCGCGTATTCGCGCGAGGTGATCGATCTCATCAATCGGTGCGAGGAGTCGTCCACGTTCATCCCGGCGCTCGCGCAAACGTTCTCGCGGCGGCCGGCCGAAGTGGCCGTCCGCCACGCCGAGCGACGCGCCGGCGCCTCCAAATATTCGCTCTATCGGCTGTTCCGCCTCAACTTCGATTTGATGACGGGATTCTCGGTCGTGCCGCTGCAGGTCTTCACCTTGTTCGGATTCCTCACGGCGAGCGGCGGCCTCGTGTTGGGCATATATCTCCTGATCCGCCGGTTCGTGCTGCTGCGGGCCTCGGAGGCCGACGGCGTGTTCACGTTGTTTGCGCTCGCGTTCGTGGTGATGGGCGTGCTCATGGCAGGGTTAGGCATCGTGGGGGAATACGTCGGACGCATCTATCAGGAGGTGCGCGGCCGTCCGCGCTATCTCGTGCGGCGCGTCTACGGCGCGACGGGTGCGCTAATGCGCCTCGAGGACGGCGGGGTCGAAGGATCGGTGCCCCGCCCATGA
- a CDS encoding formyltransferase, producing MKGPRIALFAYADVGHACLSMLLERDAHIAVVYTHADAPGESTWFPSVASLAVRNGIPVRLDARLDEHAQLAGLRSAAPDLVLSCYYRSMLPLAALAVAPLGNFNVHGSLLPRYRGRAPVNWAVLNGETETGATLHVMTARADAGDIVDQEAVPIGPDDTACEVQARVRDAAVRILDRQLDALAAGCAPRRPQDATRATTFGKRRPEDGAFVWTQSATAIHNLVRAVSHPYPGAFTPHARRTLYLWRTRNGGWSAQGAHPGEMRMIDDRLYVACGSADPQWLEIVRAQIDGDIERDGADLARHLALHAPNTQPAT from the coding sequence ATGAAAGGGCCGCGCATCGCGCTCTTCGCCTACGCCGACGTCGGTCACGCTTGTCTCTCGATGCTGCTGGAGCGGGACGCGCACATCGCCGTCGTGTACACGCACGCCGATGCGCCGGGCGAGTCTACGTGGTTTCCGTCGGTGGCGTCGCTCGCGGTGCGCAACGGGATCCCGGTGCGGCTCGACGCGCGCCTCGACGAACACGCCCAACTGGCCGGTCTGCGGTCGGCCGCGCCGGACCTGGTGCTCTCGTGCTACTACCGGTCGATGCTGCCCTTGGCCGCGCTCGCCGTGGCGCCGTTAGGCAACTTCAACGTGCACGGCTCGCTCCTGCCGCGCTACCGCGGACGCGCCCCCGTCAATTGGGCCGTGCTCAACGGGGAAACGGAGACCGGCGCCACACTCCACGTGATGACCGCGCGCGCCGACGCCGGCGATATCGTCGATCAGGAAGCCGTCCCGATCGGTCCCGACGACACGGCGTGCGAGGTCCAGGCGCGCGTGCGCGACGCCGCCGTGCGAATCCTCGATCGCCAACTCGACGCACTCGCGGCCGGATGCGCACCCCGCCGGCCCCAGGATGCCACGCGCGCCACCACGTTCGGCAAGCGCCGGCCCGAAGATGGCGCCTTCGTGTGGACGCAGAGCGCCACCGCGATCCATAATCTGGTGCGTGCGGTGTCGCACCCGTATCCCGGCGCCTTCACGCCGCACGCGAGACGAACGCTGTATCTCTGGCGAACGCGGAATGGCGGCTGGAGCGCGCAGGGCGCGCATCCGGGCGAGATGCGGATGATCGACGACCGGCTCTACGTCGCGTGCGGGTCCGCCGACCCCCAATGGCTCGAGATCGTGCGCGCGCAGATCGATGGCGATATCGAGCGCGATGGCGCAGACCTCGCGCGCCACCTCGCGCTCCACGCGCCTAACACTCAACCCGCCACATGA
- a CDS encoding polysaccharide deacetylase family protein — protein sequence MTHPAPAAPSGRRIALKVDCDTYLGTRAGVPNLLRVLGARGIRATFFFTLGPDRSGRAVARLFTRKGFLRKMLRSRALSMYGPRTALYGTLLPAPLIGRRLASDIRLVADGHEVGVHAWDHVRWHDKLGRLTEAQIAADYSRAHDAFAEIFGRRARASAAPGWHATARSLAVQDRYDLAYASDTRGGPPFYPEAGGTRFRTIQLPTTLPTWDETYNSRETPDDASLIAFYRRAVSGTEIHSIHTEVEGTALLGLFERQLDAWLADGVAFVALETIAAECLTQPGRVPVRRIVRAELPGRAGQITASVPL from the coding sequence GTGACGCATCCGGCGCCGGCGGCGCCGTCCGGCCGGCGCATTGCGCTCAAGGTGGACTGCGATACGTATCTCGGCACCCGCGCCGGCGTACCGAATCTGCTGCGCGTGCTCGGCGCGCGCGGCATCCGCGCGACGTTCTTCTTTACGTTAGGCCCGGATCGCTCGGGGCGGGCCGTGGCGCGGCTGTTCACGCGAAAGGGGTTTCTGCGCAAGATGCTCCGCTCGCGCGCGCTGTCGATGTACGGTCCCCGGACGGCGCTCTACGGGACGCTGCTCCCGGCGCCGCTGATCGGCAGGCGGTTGGCGTCGGACATCCGCCTGGTGGCCGACGGCCACGAGGTGGGCGTGCACGCGTGGGATCACGTGCGCTGGCACGACAAACTCGGCCGCCTAACGGAAGCGCAGATCGCCGCCGACTACAGTCGAGCGCACGACGCGTTCGCCGAGATCTTCGGCCGGCGCGCGCGGGCGTCGGCGGCGCCCGGCTGGCACGCCACGGCCCGGTCGCTTGCCGTCCAGGACCGCTACGACCTCGCGTACGCCTCGGATACACGCGGCGGCCCGCCGTTCTACCCCGAGGCCGGCGGAACGCGCTTTCGCACCATCCAGCTGCCGACCACGCTCCCGACGTGGGACGAGACGTACAACTCGCGGGAGACGCCGGATGATGCGTCGCTCATCGCGTTTTATCGGCGGGCGGTCTCCGGCACCGAGATCCACTCGATCCACACCGAAGTGGAAGGCACGGCGCTGCTCGGGCTGTTCGAGCGCCAGCTCGACGCATGGCTGGCCGATGGGGTCGCGTTCGTGGCCCTGGAGACGATCGCCGCCGAGTGCCTAACGCAACCCGGCCGCGTGCCGGTGCGCCGCATCGTCCGCGCCGAGCTGCCGGGACGCGCCGGGCAGATCACCGCGAGCGTGCCGCTCTGA
- a CDS encoding acyltransferase: MALLPLKKLSPAPGAQVADAWLEQIADGLSHEDGDRNTLCRRALCEIWYPGFARNWDSAVEDEALPLATRAALLALDPRNVTLEPEYYADCDQARYQRVKPLLWLWYSFDRSPLGGQNVDIGVRLRRLLASRIFKRCGENFKAFQHVEFSFGYNMEVGDDVVIHRHVLLDDRGGIVLGNKVSISDYANVYSHTHSIVDQRDVTNATTRIDDGVRITYHATVLAGVHVGCDAMVGAVAVATKDVRPHHVNVGIPAKSVRVKPNAPAKLDECLPTARQRSTGGGGRA, from the coding sequence ATGGCTCTTCTGCCCCTCAAGAAGCTGTCCCCCGCTCCGGGCGCGCAGGTCGCCGACGCCTGGCTCGAGCAGATCGCTGATGGCCTCTCGCACGAGGACGGCGATCGCAACACGCTGTGTCGCCGGGCGCTGTGCGAGATCTGGTATCCGGGGTTCGCGCGCAATTGGGACAGCGCGGTCGAGGACGAGGCGCTGCCCCTGGCCACGCGGGCGGCACTGCTGGCGCTCGATCCGCGCAACGTGACCCTCGAGCCCGAGTACTACGCGGACTGCGACCAGGCGCGCTACCAGCGCGTGAAACCGCTGCTCTGGCTCTGGTACAGCTTCGACCGGTCTCCGTTAGGCGGTCAGAACGTGGACATCGGGGTGCGGCTGCGCCGGCTCCTCGCGTCGCGCATCTTCAAGCGCTGCGGCGAGAATTTCAAGGCGTTCCAACACGTCGAATTTTCGTTCGGCTACAACATGGAGGTGGGCGACGACGTCGTGATCCACCGCCACGTGCTGCTGGACGACCGTGGCGGCATTGTGTTAGGCAACAAGGTCTCCATCTCCGACTACGCCAACGTGTACAGCCACACGCACAGCATCGTCGATCAGCGCGACGTGACCAACGCGACCACGCGCATCGACGACGGCGTGCGCATCACGTACCACGCCACGGTGCTGGCGGGCGTGCACGTCGGGTGCGACGCCATGGTCGGCGCGGTCGCGGTGGCGACCAAAGATGTGCGGCCCCACCACGTGAACGTTGGCATCCCGGCCAAGAGCGTGCGCGTCAAGCCGAACGCGCCGGCCAAGCTCGACGAGTGTCTGCCGACGGCGCGGCAGCGGTCTACCGGAGGAGGCGGACGCGCGTGA